DNA sequence from the Rhizobium sp. NXC14 genome:
GGAGATTCTTTGTTTCCCGGGCATAGTTCACCAGGGAAATGCGTGCCTGGAATTCGCTCCCACGAACGGGGCACAATTCCGCTTCGAATGCAGTTCCGGATCTTGTCGATGCCGCTTCTTCACATTGGAAACATCACCCGCAGTTTCGGGTCGACGCGGGCGCTGGCTGGCGCGGATCTTTCTATAGAGCGCGGCGAGATCGTGGCGCTGATGGGTGCAAACGGCGCCGGCAAATCGACACTGGTAAAGATCCTTTCCGGGGTGCTCGCGGCTGATGGCGGCACGATCCATCTCGAGGGCCACCCTTTCGCGCCGCGCAGCCCGGCCGAAGCGGCGAAAGCCGGTGTCGTCACCGTGCACCAATCGACAGATATTGTCGGCGCGGCGGGACTGACCGTTGCCGATGCGCTGCTGCTTAATCGTTTCGCCGATTGCAGCACACCCTTCTTCGTGTCACGCGCCGGCATCCGCCGCGCCGCACAGGCGATGCTCGATGCCGCCGGCTTCAGCCTGCCGCTCGACCGTGATTTTGGGGAACTTACCAGCGCTGACCGGCAACTCGTGGCAATCGCCCGCGCACTTGCCAATCGCGCCGATCTCCTCATTCTCGACGAGCCGACGGCAAGCCTTTCCGGCGAGGAAAGCCGACGGCTGTTCGATATTTTGCTGAGGCTGCGCAAGCGGGGCCTAGCGATCCTCTATATCTCGCATCGTACAGCCGATCTCGAAGCGATCGCCGACCGTGCGCTCGTCATGCGCGGCGGCCGGGTCGTCGGAACCTTCTCGCGGCCGATCGATTTTTCGAGTGCCATCGAGACAATGATCGGCCGCAAGCTGGAAGCGGCGCGGCCTGATGCGCGGCCCGCGATCGGCCCGGCGATTTTCGAAATGCGCGATATCAGCCTGCTGCCGGAAGGCGCGACCTTCGACCTGTCGCTGCATGAGGGCGAGGTGGTGGCGGTCACCGGCGTGCTCGGCGCCGGCAAGAGCAGGTTGCTCCGGGCGATCTTCGGCGTGACGGCGCTTC
Encoded proteins:
- a CDS encoding sugar ABC transporter ATP-binding protein, yielding MPLLHIGNITRSFGSTRALAGADLSIERGEIVALMGANGAGKSTLVKILSGVLAADGGTIHLEGHPFAPRSPAEAAKAGVVTVHQSTDIVGAAGLTVADALLLNRFADCSTPFFVSRAGIRRAAQAMLDAAGFSLPLDRDFGELTSADRQLVAIARALANRADLLILDEPTASLSGEESRRLFDILLRLRKRGLAILYISHRTADLEAIADRALVMRGGRVVGTFSRPIDFSSAIETMIGRKLEAARPDARPAIGPAIFEMRDISLLPEGATFDLSLHEGEVVAVTGVLGAGKSRLLRAIFGVTALQRGAMFLDGRPYRPKSAAEAIAAGVAMAAEDRHRSSLMPPAWPGHSLSATISLPHLGKWYPSGFLVGGRERRQAEQAITRLGIKAAGPLASIWSLSGGNQQKAVIARWEAEPSRLLLLDEPFQGVDVGARRDIIRAIRARTDRATLIATSDPEEAYEVADRILVIDRHVLRPAADDAAPHPEIQGISV